The genomic interval GCAACGATCGCCTACCTCAACCCGCTTGGGAAAGTTCTCGGCACCATTGTTGTCACCGCCCCGACCCGTGATACCTATGACAGCGTGATCGCAGATATTCTTGCAGACACTGCCATCAGCACTGCGTTTGGTGAGAACACCATCGCCGACCGCAACAATACCAAAGATAACTGGTACGTCAAACTCAGACTCCGCGACCCGACCGGCGAGACCTATTACCTCGCCTTCAACAGAGGGGAGCTTAAGATCAGCTCTTACGGAGATGATGCCATCCTCGCCAGAGCCGAGGCATGGGCGGATACAATCACCAACCTAAACTAACCGCCCCGCTTCAATTCTAATATGGGACTGCGGGCCTTTGGCCCGCAGCCCCATAGAATTAAACCGGCTCGGCATCTCTCGTCCCTTCGGGACTCGGTCTCACGGTTGATTGAGATTATTTGAAAACTGACTACACAACGAAACGGAGAAACAATCATGGACACCATCACCACCATCCTCATCATCGGCATTGCTGCCCAAGGCATTACCGGCGCTGTCCTCATCCTCGCAGGACCCATTTACGCCTGGAACGACCGGTGGCTTGACAGAACTCATCGGACAACTGCTGATGAAAATCGGGAGTAAAATCTCGATCTATTTTTTTAAAATTCGTTTTTCCTGCTTAACCGTGAGAACGAGTCCCGAAGGGACGAGAGATGCCGAGCCGGTTTGATTCTGTGGGCTGTGCCGCCCGTTACGGGCGGAAACAGCTCACATTAGAATCAGAGCGGGGCGGGTGGCTTGACAGAACTCATCGGGCAACTGCTGATGAAGATCGGGAGTAAAATCCCAACCTTATTTTTTGCGCGAACCGCTCAGTCCAATATCACATATCAATTCTGCAAACAACTCCCCTTCCTCCCTCTCCCGAAATCCTCCTCATCCACATTGCCCCTCGTTCTCTCATCAGGTACGTCATAGGGAATTTCCTGAAATTTCATTTCATTTTGAAAACCAACCTCATATAACTGAGAAAAAAATTGTAGTTAAAGCTACCCTTTTAATCTCTACAGACCAACGATAAGATATGAAACGCACAGGACTTGTGTTACTCGCCCTCATACTCGTAGGCGGACTCGTCTTTGCAGCAGGCTGCATAACAGCCCCTGCATCTCAGTCCCCTGAGGGCAAATGGATCCTCACCGATTTCGGATCCAACGCGACCCCAGACCACCCGATGGGTGTCATCGACCTTCAGATAGCTGGCACCAACGTCTCCGGCAACAGCGGCGTAAACCAGTACTTCGGCACTGCCACCATCGACGCAGCCAACGGAAAAATCAGCTTCGTCACGCTCGGCACCACCAGAATGGCAGGATCCGAAGAGATGATGGCACAGGAACAGGCATACCTTGCAGCCCTTGCCAACGTTACCGGTTACAAAGTTGCTGACGGCAACCTCATCCTGACCGACTCTGCTGGCGCAGTTCTTCTCACGTTCGCAGCAATGCCTGCCGTAACCCTTGACAAAACCTCATGGATTCTTGCCGACGACAAAAACGTCACCCTTGAGTTCGCCAACGGCATATTCAACGGCAACGCTCCGGTCAACTTCTACTCAGGCGCATGGTATGTCACCGGAACCAACGGCATCCAGTTCGGCAACGTCATCTCCACACTGATGGCAGGGCCGACAGACGCAATGAACGCAGAGTCTGCCTACTTCAAAGCGCTCGCCAACACAACCAGCTACAAAATCACTAACGGAAACCTCGTCCTCATGGACGCCTCCGGCAGCACTCTCCTGACCTTCAGGGAAAATATTGTCGAAATTGGCATCACCATCACCGGCAGCTGGACGCTCTCCACCGACAAAAACGTAACCATCGACTTCGACACATTCGGCGAGGTCAGCGGCAAAGCTCCGGTTAACTCTTACTTCGGCAACGTAACCATCACCGGCACCACCATCAGCTTCGGCCCGATCGGTTCCACCAAGATGGCAGGACCTGAAGTCGCGATGAACGCTGAGTCCGCATACTTCGCAGCTCTTGCGAACGCCACCGGTTACAAGTACGGTTCAACCACCCTTGACCTGCTTGACGCCGACGGCAACACCATCCTGACCTTTGTCAGACCGGTCAACGCAGGCCCTATCTCTGCAAAAGCCCTGCCCGGCATGGAAAAACACGGGCTCGTGAACGAGTGGCTCCTTGCTGACGACAACGCTGTTACCCTCACCTTCACGTCCGAAGGCACCTTCAACGGACATGCTCCGGTCAACTCCTACTCCGGCAGCTACACCGAGACCCCTGACAGCCTTATCCTCAGCGATGTTATCACCACCCTTATGGCAGGGCCGGAAGCTGCGATGAATGCTGAGTCTGCATATTATGCGGCTCTCGGCAAAGTTGCTGACTACAGAGTCGTTGACGGCAGACTCTACCTCAACGATGCGGCAGGAAATACTCTGCTGACGTTTGTGTGAATATCATATCCCCAAACACACCAAACCAATTTTTTTCTTTTTTGTGGTTTTGTCTATTAATTCCTGCTTCCCACTATTCGCACGCCGTTCCGTCGTGCTCACTGCTTCGCAGCTTCACAGAAAAAAACATCACAGAGAGGCGTGAACATCACTGAATCCGAAACAATTCATTTCTGTGACGTTCACGTTTGCTCCGTGATGTTTTCTGCGATGTTCAGTGTGTTCCGTTTTTCCGTGGGCGGAGCAGGCAAAGCCGAAAAAAAGTATGAATTCAGTTCTGCCGTCTTCGGATCAGAATAACCCCGATCAGAATCACAACCCCGATCACCAGAACAACATAAGGATCGATGGTGAACAGTTCTGTTGTTGGCAGGAAGCTGTAGAGCAGAAGAAATCCTGCAAGCACAACAACCACTCCGCCGTAGCCGAGAATCCGGTTTCTCCATACATGTTCTCCCGGCAGTCCCCAGACAACTCGGGAAAGAAACCACATAACCGCGGTCCCGCAGACAATACCAAACAGAATCGATACAAAGAATGCCGGAGTTACCATCATCGCCGTTCCGGGCAGCGTGCCGTTCAGAAAAATTGTTGCTATCAGCAGCGCGATTCCGGTGTAGAGCAGAAGTTCGACAACATCCAGAACCTTGGTCAGCGGGGTCTTTTTTCTACCGTTTGCGATCAGCTCGTTGCAGAACAGGGTGTAATCCTCACCGATTACCTCTGCAAACGAATCATTTCGCTCCTGCGCCTCAAGTGCCATGCCGGTCAGATCCTTTCGAATGGTCTCCACCTCAAGGTCTGTTAAGGCAGACGCGGTCAGGTAAAAATACATTCGCGTGATCAGACTGCTGTTCTCTCTTGTCAGTTCTTTTTCCAGTGCATTGTTTTCTTTTCTGAGTTGTGATAATTTTGACATGTTATTTTTCCTCGGTAAGTATGCGGCCTGTGGCCTGCGAAATCTCCTGCCAGGCAAGAACAAACTCTGCCGCAGTTTCACTGCCGGTTTTGGTGAGATGATAGTATTTTCTGCTCGGACCAAGGGGCGAAATCCGGTACTCGGACTCGATGAGATTTTTTTTCTCAAGCCGCACCAGAAGAGGATAAATGGTTCCCTCCCTGACGTCAGTAAATCCGTAATGGATCAGTTTCTCCATAATCTCGTACCCGTAGGTGGTTTCATGGCCGATGATCTTCAGAATGCATCCTTCAAGCGTTCCTTTCATCAGCTGCGTTTTGTCAAACATTGTTCTTCTGCCTATTGTGTATTGCAAGCTACTTTGTAATACAAAGTAGTGATCAGAAATAGGAAGTAAGATCCTAAATACGTTGTGGTTACTGAGGTGTTGCCAATAAATTCGTTTATTACTAGCTAACATTCATCGTAGCTCCGCCCACGGAAAAACAGAACACACGGAAACTTCACCGAAAAAAACATCACAGAGAGGCGTGAACATCACGGCAATGAATTTTTTTCGGATTCTGTGATGTTCACGTCTGCTCCGTGATGTTTTTCTGAGATATTCAGTGTGTTCCGTTTTTCCGTGGGCGGAGCAGTGAGCAGGCCGAGAGCATGCGAATCGTGGGCGAAGCAGGCAAAGCCACAAAAAAATAAAAAAAAAATTATTCGGTATGAGCGCAGTAATGCCCTGCAATGAACTCGCGGATCAGGTGCGCCGCAACAACCGCGGTCTGGCCGGAATCGTTTGGCAGAACCTCAACATAATCAAAACCAACCGCATTCTTCGCAAATCGTCTGATCACTGACCGCACGTCCACCGGCGTCAGCCCGAACGGCTCAGGCGTTCCAAGGCCCGGCGTCATACAGCAGTCGATGGCGTCTGCATCTATTGAAAGATACACCGAATCCTCGCCGATCATCTGCCCGACCTCATCCAGAACCGACCGCATTCCGCGTTCGAGCACATCATCAGCCGTGTAGAGATGGAATCTCTCGCGTGCCTCGGCAAACTCATCCCGTGTCCCGCTCCGGGGACCAATGATCACAATGTTTTCCACGTTTTCAGAAACTCGCGCCGTAACACAGTCATGATTAAACCGGGACCCGCGGAACTCCTCAAGCATATCCAGATGCGCATCGCAGACAACATACCACTTCGGCGCAACCGCCCGCACCGCGCCGATGGTGAGCGAGTGCTCGCCGCCGATCATAACCGGAATCTTCTCATCCTTCAGCAGATCAGAGACCGCGTCCTCCACTTGTCCGCAGACAAGGTCGGGAACGCAGTCGCAGTACATATCCCCCATATCATGGAACAAAATCTCCGGCATCTCCACATCATGGAACGGCAGATAAGTCTCCACATTGTATGATGCTGCCCGAATTGCGAGCGGTGCATCACGTGCCCCGGCTTTAAACGTCGTAGTTGCATCAAACGGAACGCCAAAGATCACATACCGGGCGTCCTGATACGTAGCGTCTGCATCTGCGAAAAGAGTGTTGGAAAAAGACTGCATGGGTGGTATTGTGCAGTCTTATCGGTCAAGCTTGCGCTTGCCAAGGGATTCGATGTAAGGAACTTCCTGAGCCGGCTGGAAGGTTGCGACAATTTCATCATCGACAACAAGCTCGAAGTTGTTGAAGTCTTTCATATCCATGAACGTCACAACGTTTCCTGCGATCGTTAAAATCTGGCCGGTCTTGCGCTCCACGATGGGTGCGTAAACGGTCGAGGACGTCGGGGAAACGACTGAGCGTTTCTGTCCGTCAAAGAGACCGACAACGTCGAGTCTTGCTTTTGCTGCTCCATGCTTTCCCGGCTTGGAGATAGAGATGCTCTGAATCTTGCACGGCTCGTCGTCAACAACAACGTAGCGGCCTTCCTTGAGCTTGCCAACTTCTGTCTGTTCCTTCATAATTAACTCTGACTAATTATGCGAGGTAATTGCTTATGAGTGTTCCGACACTGATTGCTGGAAAGCTGATATTCATGCTCGTTGGTGATGTGTGGGGGATGTGTGGAGGAAAAAACGCGAATAGCGCGAATAGCGCGAATAAAAAATCGCCAATGGCGATTTTTCAAAAGATAATTTGTATTTTTCACCGATTGATATGCAGAAAAATAAGTAATCTTGATGAAATTCTAAAAATCGCCTTTGGCGATTTTTTATTCGCGTTCTTCGCGTTTCAGATATCTGTTTCACCCACCGCTGATTTCATGAGGGTGCCGCACTAATACCAATATATCTATGGTAACGCCGTTTCAGTTTCTGTCTGCATGCGATGAAGTGGGAACAATCATGTCCAAAGAGCTTGCTCCGCTGATTGGGACTGCCTACGGCGGCGAAGAACTTTGTATCGGCGCTGACAACACACCGACCGAGCGCATCGATCAGATTGCCGAGGATATTGTGTTCACGTACTTTCGGGAGAAGAAGATCTGTTGTTCGCTTCTTTCCGAGGAGGCCGGGATGGTGGATATCGGCGGTGAATCAGGAATTGCATATCTTGATCCGGTTGACGGCACGTTTAATGCGGTCGCCGGCATTCCGTTTTATGCTCTCTCTATCGCCTTATCCGACGGCGAGAAGATGATCGCAGGGTATGTGATGAATCTCTCGAACGGCGAGCGGTTCACCGCAATTCGTGGAGAGGGTGCGTATCTGAACGGCGAGCCGATTCAGGTATCAACGGAAACCATGCTGGATCACTCTGCGATGAGCGTGTATGCAAAAAAATTTGACATGACCCGGATGATGGAACTTGGCCACAAGATCCGGCGCTGGCGGCTACTTGGAGCATCTGCTCTTGAGCTGTGTTATGTTGCCTGCGGGAGGCTTGACGGGTTTGTGGATATGCGCAACACGCTTCGGGTGACTGATGCTGCGGCAGGTATTTTGATTTGTCAGGAGGCAGGCGGCCGCGTGTCTCTGCCGGACGGGAGTCCGGTGGTGTTTGCTGATAATGTTGTTTCAGGAACCTGTCTTGTTGCGACGAACCGCGTGATTCACCGAAAGGTGATTGAGTATCTGAGGTCATGATGAAGGTCTGTGTTGTTTCCAGGATTGATCTCAAGGAACCAATCGAAAATGCCCAGTCGCTTGGGTGGATGCTGCTTGACAGCGGGCACGAGGTGGTGTATGAGGATTCGGTGGCGTCAGAACTTGGATACGAGGGAGTCTCTCTTTCCTCTCCTGATTTTTCTGCGGATCTTGTTGTGGTGCTTGGGGGTGATGGCAGTGTGCTTCGGGTGGTGCGGATGCTGGCCCGCCAGATTCCGGTCGTCGGGGTGAATCAGGGTAGGGTTGGTTTTCTTACGGATCTTGAGCGGGAGCATGCATGCGCTGTTCTTTCAAATCTTACGCTGCCGCTTGCGGTTGAGCCGCGCATGCGTCTTTCTATTGAGCAGGACGGGAAGCTGCTTGGTTCAGCTTTGAATGAGGCTGTTGTGGTGACGTCGCGGCCTGCGAAGATGCTTCAGTTCGCGACGTTTGTTAACGGAAGTAAGGTTGGCGAGTTTCGTGCGGACGGTCTGATTATTGGAACGCCTACGGGCTCAACCGCGTATGCGATGAGTGCGGGCGGCCCTATTGTGGATCCTTTGATTGAGGCGTTTGTGCTGGTGCCGCTTGCTCCGTATATGCTGTCTTCGCGTCCGTATCTGATCTCGTCGCAGAGTGAGATTGAGGTGCGGCTGGTGAGCAGTAAGCCTGCGCAGCTGGTTCTTGACGGGCAGATGCAGATTGATTTGGGCGAGGAGGCGACGCTTGTGGTGCGCAAGTCGCTTGAGCCTGCGCTGTTTCTGAATGTTGGCCGGAGTTTCTTTGAGAAGGTTGAGCAGAAGCTCCGCCTTCTCTGATTTTTTTTTGGTTGTGGGTGTGTTTGTATATTCGTATGGGGTTTATTGCGGGTGCTCGCTCGTTTTTTTTTGTCCTTGGTTTTGCTTGGAGCAACCACGGAATGCACTGAAATTTCACGGAGCTTCACGGAAAAAATGCACGGAGAACGCCTGCGGCGCCGGAATGCACGGAACATAAATACCCTTAGATTCTTCCGTGCATTCCGGCGCCGCAGGCGTTCTCCGTGCATTTTTGCGAAGCAATGAGCAGGCCAAAGGCATGCGATTTCATTTTTTCCGTGAAGCTCTGTGTTCTCCGTGCATTCCGTGGTTATTCTGATAGAAAATCACTGTCCCCCCTAACGAACACCCCAAGAAAATGAGGAATGATTATATAACAGTCCCGCCTATGTTCATGCATGGAAGGAATGAAATCAAACCCTGATTTCGCAGCGATTTCCGCTGTTCTCAAGGATAATCTGGATCTTACCGGCTCACCGGTCGCGGTCAGGATCGCGACCTCGCCTGATCAGATTCCGTCAAACATCAAAGAAATCGAAGAGACCGTCCGTCACTGTAAAATGATCTCCCTCGCCCGCGAAGGCCAGGTGTTCTACGCAACTGATGCCAAGCATCAGTGCGGCGGCGGCGCATGGGCGCTGGGATTCCGCAGCAAAAGCGAGTCTCTGAGAACCGGCGAGCATTATTTCCGTCTCGGCAAGTACGAATCCATCTCTTCGAGCCGCAGAACCATGGAAAGCGTTCCAAATCTTCCGCAGGAAACCTATGCAACCATCTATGCTCCGCTGGAAAAAGCAGAGTTCGCTCCAAACGTTGTGTTGATCTTTGCCAAACCCAAAGCAATGCTCAAACTTGCCCAGACTGTGCTCTTCCGGCTCGGCGGCAGAATTTATCCGCAGTTCTCCGGCATCCAGTCCGTGTGTTCTGATGCAACAGCTTACCCTCTCCTCAGCGGAAAACCCAACTTCTCCCTCGGATGCGACGGCTCGCGCAAGTTCTCGGGCATCGCTGACGAAGAGATGGTCGCCGGACTGCCGGTGGAAATTCTCGCAGAAATTGCTGAGAGTCTTGCAACTGTGGTGAACGCCGCAGGCTCGAAAAAATAACTCTTTTTTACAATCCGGCTTTGCCCATAAATTCGTTTATTGGTGAACACTGTTCGGCATTATTTGTTGTTCCGCCCACGGAAAAACGGAACACATGCCTTCGGCCTGCTTACTGTTTCGCAGGAACACACGGAAATCTCACAGAAAAACATCACGGAAATGAAATGTTTTCGGATTCCGTGATGTTTTTTTTTCTATGTGTTCTGTGTGCTCTGTGCATTCCCGCGAAGCTGCGAAGCAGTGAGCACGACGGAACGGCGTGCGAAGCGGGGAGCAGGCCGTAGGCATGTGAATCGTGTTTACTCCAAGTGAGGCCAAGGACAGAAAAATCTCAGGACGATGAAATTCATCACCGCGTAACTCCTATTTTCAGCAAAAAAAGAAAAATCAGGCTCCCCGCTTGAGCGAGTAAACCTCATACACCATCATCAGCGCAAGAATCACGACCCCTGCAACAAAGAAAACGGTCACCGCATCATGAATCCAGAGCGGTATTGCAGAGTTCGCCGCGTCAGTCATCATCTCTGTCGGCGATGCTGTAAGCAGAGTCGGCTGACCGACGTCCATTACTACTGCCCCGCTCTTGGCAACCATAGGCAGTCCTCCGTGAGGTGGTGCCGGCTGAATAAAGCCGAGAAGTGTTGACGGAATCGCCAGCCCCAGAGCACAGATAATTGCCAGCGCTCCTGCGGCAACACCATAACGTTCCACAATTCCCCGAACATCCACCTTCTTCTTCGGAGCAATAATTACTACCTGATCCTTTACCGCATAGATCTTCATCTCGCGGCCTTTTGCGCTCCAGCGGGTATCCGTGACCTCAATCAGACCTGCCGACAGCATATTTTCCAGATGATATTTTACGGTCGTCAAAGGAAGGCTGCTTCGCTCTGCCAAAGCTGTTGCACTCATCGGGCAATCGGAAAGGGCATTGAACAGATCTGCTGAAGTCGGGGAAGACATAGCTTTTGCAATCTTCTGCGCCTCAGACGAACCCTGTTCAACAACCACAACATTCTCGTCTGTCACCGTTATCACGACCTGTATAGACTTACCTCAAGATTGGACGCAAAATTATAAAACCTTCTGGTAAACTTCGAATACATTGGTAGTCAAGAAAAATTTCAGGGATTGGTCGCATTTCAGCCCACGGAAAACACGGAACGCAGGCCGAAGGCATGCGTTCCGTTTTTCCGTGGGAGGCAGAACTCAAGACCCTCCACTGAAAAATCTCAAAAAAAAATTATCTGGTTGTTACAACCGGTCCTTCTTCAGAAACAATAATCGTATGCTCAAACTGGGCAACAAAACTCCCCGGCGTGTCTGATAAGCAGTGATACACATACATATTTCCCTGTCGAAGAAGCGACGGCAGTGCAAGGTCAGCCTTTGGCACATTCAGCCATCTGCGGGAGAACGGCAGGCCCTGCATAACCTCGGCACGCTTCATAATCTTTCGCGCAGTTGGCGACCGCACGGACCCGTCTGCTACCACCTGATAAATTTCCGCCCTTGGTGTCTCATGCACCATGCCGGTCCCGGTCGTTGCGAAGGGCTCTATTGCCACAACATTACCCTCGCGCAGAACTGCTGAGCCGAACATGCCGGTGTTTGGAATTGAGGGGCCGTGATGCAGATCATATCTCGCCACACCATGACCGGTCAGATTCAAAATCGGCTTGAACCCGTACGAAGTAATCGCTGCTTCCACTGCCGCACCAATCTCGCTCACCACAACTTCGGGCATCACAACGTTGATAGCTGCTTCGAGCGCTGCCTGCGCAGCCTCGCACAGCTTCCCGTGATCGCCGCCAAGATCCACCGTCATCGCCGTATCTGCAATATATCCATCGATGTGGGTACCAATATCCAGCTTCACCAGATCGCCTTCGATGAAGGTTCGCTCATCGACAGGCGACGGCGAGTCATGGGCCGCAACCTCGTTTAAGGAAATATTTGGCGGAAACGACAGCATCGCACCCGCTGACTCGATTTGTTCAACAACCATATCAAAAATATCGCCCATCAGAACCCCGGGTTTTATCTCTGCTGCACAGCTGTGCAGCACCTGCTTTGCAACTCTCCCTGCTTCCAGATAGTTGTCCAGCTCGGCATCATTCATACTATTAATTGTTCGTCGAAGTTAGTAAACCTGTCAAATCCGTTCTCTGTAATTACCCCCATATCCTCAAGCCGTACTCCCCCCACACCCGGGTAGTAGAGGCCTGGTTCGATGGTTACAACGTTTCCCGGCTCAAGAATGCCGCCCGCAAGTGACAACGATGGCCCTTCATGAATCTCAAGACCCACGCCGTGTCCGAGGCTGTGAATAAATCCTGACGAGCCTGCGGTTACATATCCTCTCTCGGCAAAAAAGTCCACCACTGCCTTGTGCACATCTGCTCCCGAAATTCCGGGAGCAAGCATCTCTGCTGCCAGCTCTTTTGCTTCATGCACGACCGCATACATCTGCACAATCTCTTCACGCGGGGCACCTTTTGAAATCGTTCTTGCCATGTCGGCAAAGTATCCGTTTGCCAGACTGCGGGGAAACACATCCATAACAATCGGTTGGTTTGCATACAGCTGCCCGGTTCCCAGGCAGTGCGGCATTGCCGTGTCGGTCCCGCACGAGATGATGGTGTCGCGCTCCTCGCACTTCCAGGGACGAAGGGATGCTGCAATCACATCCCTGACCTTCTCCGAAGTCACGGGCTCATCCTCAAATATCAGTCCTTTGTCCTCTCCGACCTCTGACTTTCTGATAAGATCCACCGCACAGCGGGTGGCCTCTTCGTTTCTTTTCTGCACTTCGCGTATCAGTGCGATTTCATCTGAGGACTTCACCGTCCGCATTCCTGCAACCGTTCCCCGGTCAACGATAACGTCTGCAACACTCATCAGGGTCTGGGCAAAACCCACCGGCATGGAGGAGGGGACAAGGAGTTTTTTTCCGGCAAAGTTTCCGATCATGTGTGCGGTTGCAACTTCTGCATCCTGATACTCTTTCAGGAGATCAGGGAGTCCTGCCGCGCTCCTTGTTACCACGTTGCATGTTGTCTCTCTGCGCGCACGCAGTTCCTCCATCGATGAAACAATTACTGTTCCCTCTCCTTCTTTCGAATAAATGTAGATGTAGGGGTCCGATGTCAAAAATCCTGCCAAATATCGCATGTCTGCGTTTTCCGACGAGTCATAGACGACGTATGCATCACAGTTTTTTTCGGTTAGGGCATCTGCCAGATCTCTCATAGTTCATCTACAGATCTGTTGTAGAGAGATGTAGTATTTATTGCTCGGACACCGATGTACATACTAATGGACGATAAAGAACAGATGATGTTTAAGGGGAAATTTACTATCCTCGTTGTTCTCCTCAACGTCATCATCTTCTCCGCTGCTGTTGCTGTCTGCGTGTGGGCAATAATTGATGACAGTTACTGGTTCAAACTGCCGGTTGTTGTCGCTGCCGCTCTCATTTGCGCTGTATCTGTTCTAATTTTTGTTCCCCGCTACAAAGCAACCAGAGCATGGCTGCAAGTTCACGGAACAACCAAAGAGGAACGGCTTGCCATCGCAAAGAAAGAGGACGACGAGTACCGTGCACGGATTCGCGCGGAACTGGAAGCCGAGATGCGAGAAGAAGAAAGCAAAGATAAACAGGATTGATGATATCATGCTGAGCAAAATCAAAGGAGAAGTGGAGCTGCTTGAGCGCCATCTGTCGGTTATGCGGGTTGTTGCCAGAACCGGACCGATTGGTATTATGAAACTCACCGAAGAACTCAGTCAGCCCCAGCATCGGATACGCTATTCTCTGCGGGTTCTTGAGCAGATGCAGTACATCAAGGCAACTCCTGCGGGCGCTGTTGCAACGCCGAAGGCATATGAGATGCTTGAACATTTTGATGAGGAGCTTGAGGGTCTGATTCGGCAGCTTGCGGTTCTTCATCAGGATAAAACCATCTCCAAATCATAATCTTTAATACAACAGGTTGCCTATGTATTTAGGCAAGACACGTGCGAAATACCTTCGTAATGTGTTCGATTGCCGCCATAACTCAGTTGGTAGAGTGGCTGGCTGTTAACCAGCATGTCACAGGTTCGAGTCCTGTTGGCGGCGCTTCTTTTGTTTTTCTGTTCAGTGTTTTTTTTCATGAAATATTTCTGTCTTTGTCATTCTGGTTTTGTCTGCGCCTGTTTCTCGTATCCATGACATTTTCTGACGAAGTGTATTCCTGTAGAACTACTGGGTTGTTGGAAGTGCTTCTGAAATTGGCATGAACTGCGAACTGTTCGGTGTGAAGCGGTGTTTTTCGCGGGCAATTTGCATATATTCAGAATTATTTGCCGAATGATCAACCGACGAACAGGTTTAAGTAGATGTATGTCGAATATAATGTGTTCTTCTGCAAGGGAACAAATTTCTTTCGGGAAGCAGATTCGTCTGCATTCCCATTTTCTGTATTATCTGCCAGTAGCATTGGGCCTGTAGCTTAGTGGTGGAGCGCCCGGCTCATAACCGGGTGGTCGTGGGTTCGAACCCCTCCGGGCCCATTTCTTGGGGATGTCTGTTGTATTTTTCTTTCTCCCGTTCAGTTGCGCATCCTACATCATTTTAACCGGTGAGCGACTCATTATATATGGGACTAGTCCGGGTGGCTTGGCGTCACCTGTAACCTGAAACAGCCAATATGCAGGGGACGAAGTTTGAGGACGGCTGTGGCAGTCCAACTGACGCGGCATATTCTGACGTTGATACCTCGTCCTGTGAGGTCAGCGGCGATGACGGGCACATCCGGAGGGATGTGCTCTCATCTCGTCGTGGGCACCGGTTCAGGCCCGGAAGGGAGCAGACCTACTGTGAACGCATGGCGCCCACGGGGTTGCGGGGCGGAGAAGGGGTATGTCAGAGAGGCTGGATGTGCGCTTTCAACCGATAACGTGTCCCATCTTTTACTTTTACGAGGCATTTCTTCATGGCAAAAGTGACTATCATTGGTGCAACC from Methanorbis rubei carries:
- a CDS encoding META domain-containing protein: MKRTGLVLLALILVGGLVFAAGCITAPASQSPEGKWILTDFGSNATPDHPMGVIDLQIAGTNVSGNSGVNQYFGTATIDAANGKISFVTLGTTRMAGSEEMMAQEQAYLAALANVTGYKVADGNLILTDSAGAVLLTFAAMPAVTLDKTSWILADDKNVTLEFANGIFNGNAPVNFYSGAWYVTGTNGIQFGNVISTLMAGPTDAMNAESAYFKALANTTSYKITNGNLVLMDASGSTLLTFRENIVEIGITITGSWTLSTDKNVTIDFDTFGEVSGKAPVNSYFGNVTITGTTISFGPIGSTKMAGPEVAMNAESAYFAALANATGYKYGSTTLDLLDADGNTILTFVRPVNAGPISAKALPGMEKHGLVNEWLLADDNAVTLTFTSEGTFNGHAPVNSYSGSYTETPDSLILSDVITTLMAGPEAAMNAESAYYAALGKVADYRVVDGRLYLNDAAGNTLLTFV
- a CDS encoding PadR family transcriptional regulator, translating into MFDKTQLMKGTLEGCILKIIGHETTYGYEIMEKLIHYGFTDVREGTIYPLLVRLEKKNLIESEYRISPLGPSRKYYHLTKTGSETAAEFVLAWQEISQATGRILTEEK
- the speB gene encoding agmatinase, whose translation is MQSFSNTLFADADATYQDARYVIFGVPFDATTTFKAGARDAPLAIRAASYNVETYLPFHDVEMPEILFHDMGDMYCDCVPDLVCGQVEDAVSDLLKDEKIPVMIGGEHSLTIGAVRAVAPKWYVVCDAHLDMLEEFRGSRFNHDCVTARVSENVENIVIIGPRSGTRDEFAEARERFHLYTADDVLERGMRSVLDEVGQMIGEDSVYLSIDADAIDCCMTPGLGTPEPFGLTPVDVRSVIRRFAKNAVGFDYVEVLPNDSGQTAVVAAHLIREFIAGHYCAHTE
- a CDS encoding translation initiation factor IF-5A, producing the protein MKEQTEVGKLKEGRYVVVDDEPCKIQSISISKPGKHGAAKARLDVVGLFDGQKRSVVSPTSSTVYAPIVERKTGQILTIAGNVVTFMDMKDFNNFELVVDDEIVATFQPAQEVPYIESLGKRKLDR
- a CDS encoding bifunctional fructose-bisphosphatase/inositol-phosphate phosphatase, which encodes MVTPFQFLSACDEVGTIMSKELAPLIGTAYGGEELCIGADNTPTERIDQIAEDIVFTYFREKKICCSLLSEEAGMVDIGGESGIAYLDPVDGTFNAVAGIPFYALSIALSDGEKMIAGYVMNLSNGERFTAIRGEGAYLNGEPIQVSTETMLDHSAMSVYAKKFDMTRMMELGHKIRRWRLLGASALELCYVACGRLDGFVDMRNTLRVTDAAAGILICQEAGGRVSLPDGSPVVFADNVVSGTCLVATNRVIHRKVIEYLRS
- a CDS encoding NAD(+)/NADH kinase yields the protein MKVCVVSRIDLKEPIENAQSLGWMLLDSGHEVVYEDSVASELGYEGVSLSSPDFSADLVVVLGGDGSVLRVVRMLARQIPVVGVNQGRVGFLTDLEREHACAVLSNLTLPLAVEPRMRLSIEQDGKLLGSALNEAVVVTSRPAKMLQFATFVNGSKVGEFRADGLIIGTPTGSTAYAMSAGGPIVDPLIEAFVLVPLAPYMLSSRPYLISSQSEIEVRLVSSKPAQLVLDGQMQIDLGEEATLVVRKSLEPALFLNVGRSFFEKVEQKLRLL
- a CDS encoding DUF169 domain-containing protein, translating into MEGMKSNPDFAAISAVLKDNLDLTGSPVAVRIATSPDQIPSNIKEIEETVRHCKMISLAREGQVFYATDAKHQCGGGAWALGFRSKSESLRTGEHYFRLGKYESISSSRRTMESVPNLPQETYATIYAPLEKAEFAPNVVLIFAKPKAMLKLAQTVLFRLGGRIYPQFSGIQSVCSDATAYPLLSGKPNFSLGCDGSRKFSGIADEEMVAGLPVEILAEIAESLATVVNAAGSKK
- a CDS encoding helix-turn-helix domain-containing protein, which translates into the protein MITVTDENVVVVEQGSSEAQKIAKAMSSPTSADLFNALSDCPMSATALAERSSLPLTTVKYHLENMLSAGLIEVTDTRWSAKGREMKIYAVKDQVVIIAPKKKVDVRGIVERYGVAAGALAIICALGLAIPSTLLGFIQPAPPHGGLPMVAKSGAVVMDVGQPTLLTASPTEMMTDAANSAIPLWIHDAVTVFFVAGVVILALMMVYEVYSLKRGA